One window of the Crassaminicella thermophila genome contains the following:
- a CDS encoding sigma-54-dependent transcriptional regulator → MYKLLIIDDEKSICSSLKFAFEDMYEVYTANNIFEVEKYIEQNDFDIVLLDLRFGEISGIDMLEDLKNAQKDVVVIMMTAYGSIDSSIEAMKRGAYDYIMKPLDMPKLKVLLQKAVEYKRLNQKINYLENEVYSKYGKNGIIGKSKKMREVFYLIDKVKDLHINVLIHGGSGTGKELVAKAIHYQGKRRKENLEIINCGAIPSNLIESELFGYEEGAFTGANHRKKGRFELAHRGTIFLDEIGELDLNLQVKLLRVLQQKEVFPLGAERGKKVDVRIIAATNKDLKEEVKRGNFREDLFFRLNVVSIKLPSLKERREDIPLLIEYFIKKCVKEMNRNIEGITKEALKILVNYDYPGNVRELENIIERAVALTDNEYIQIEDLPEELLGNYKNYKLSRNMHIIPIEIGTSLGEIEKEVILETLKAMNQNRKKTAKILGISERALRYKIKEYMEK, encoded by the coding sequence ATGTATAAGCTATTAATTATAGACGATGAAAAATCAATTTGTTCATCTTTAAAATTTGCTTTTGAAGATATGTATGAAGTTTATACGGCTAATAATATTTTTGAGGTAGAGAAGTATATTGAACAAAATGATTTTGATATAGTATTGTTAGATTTAAGATTTGGAGAAATAAGTGGTATTGATATGTTAGAAGATTTAAAAAATGCACAAAAAGATGTAGTTGTGATTATGATGACAGCTTATGGAAGTATTGATTCTTCTATTGAAGCTATGAAAAGGGGAGCTTATGATTATATTATGAAGCCTTTGGACATGCCGAAATTGAAGGTATTATTGCAAAAGGCTGTAGAGTATAAAAGGTTAAATCAAAAAATAAATTATCTAGAGAATGAAGTTTATAGCAAATATGGAAAAAATGGAATCATAGGAAAATCGAAAAAAATGAGGGAAGTATTCTATCTCATAGATAAAGTAAAAGATTTGCATATAAATGTTTTAATTCATGGAGGAAGTGGAACAGGAAAAGAACTTGTTGCAAAAGCTATTCACTATCAAGGAAAAAGAAGAAAGGAAAATTTAGAAATTATAAATTGTGGAGCGATTCCATCTAACTTAATAGAAAGCGAATTGTTTGGTTATGAAGAAGGAGCTTTTACAGGAGCAAACCATAGAAAAAAAGGGAGATTTGAACTTGCTCATAGAGGGACAATTTTTCTAGACGAAATAGGGGAGTTGGATTTAAATCTACAAGTAAAGCTATTGCGAGTATTGCAGCAAAAAGAAGTATTTCCATTAGGAGCTGAGAGAGGAAAAAAAGTAGATGTTCGTATCATTGCAGCAACGAATAAGGACCTAAAAGAAGAAGTGAAGAGGGGAAATTTTAGAGAAGATTTATTTTTTAGATTAAATGTTGTATCTATTAAATTACCGAGCTTGAAGGAACGAAGAGAGGATATCCCTTTATTAATCGAATATTTTATAAAAAAATGTGTAAAAGAAATGAATAGAAATATAGAAGGAATAACCAAAGAAGCTTTAAAAATATTAGTAAATTATGATTATCCAGGGAATGTAAGAGAATTAGAAAATATTATCGAAAGAGCAGTAGCTCTTACAGATAATGAATACATTCAAATAGAAGATCTTCCTGAAGAATTATTAGGTAATTATAAAAATTATAAACTATCTAGGAATATGCATATCATTCCTATAGAAATAGGAACAAGCTTAGGGGAGATAGAAAAAGAGGTTATATTAGAGACTCTAAAAGCTATGAATCAAAACAGAAAAAAAACTGCTAAAATTCTAGGAATTAGTGAAAGGGCTTTAAGATACAAGATAAAAGAATATATGGAGAAGTAG
- a CDS encoding TAXI family TRAP transporter solute-binding subunit codes for MRLRRTLVIILAMILVMVSFVGCGQKTETSSDAKPSKQFVTIVTGSTGGTYYPVGTIFSTLWNEKLGDKGVVASVQSSGGSVENLNMLKSGEAQLGIAMANLTLFAYKGEGKFKDNKFENVRFITALWPDVTQCIVTEKSGINSISDLKGKRFNVGGAGSGTEYSCKLILEHVGGLTFDDVNTEHLGYFEASSAMQNGQLDGMNAEGGLPTSAVSEIFASKTPVKMLEFSDEDYKKLHDVAPYYGQFTVPAGLYSKLDKDIKTVGIKSALIASADLDEDLVYELVKSIYENYDEISSSHKALEFVKLEEAIKGLPPVPLHPGAVRYYKEKGIEIPEELLP; via the coding sequence ATGAGATTAAGGAGAACATTAGTAATTATTTTGGCAATGATACTAGTTATGGTGTCTTTCGTTGGATGTGGACAAAAGACAGAGACAAGTTCTGATGCAAAGCCATCTAAGCAATTTGTTACAATTGTTACTGGATCAACAGGGGGTACATATTATCCTGTAGGAACAATATTCTCTACTTTATGGAATGAAAAATTAGGAGATAAAGGTGTCGTAGCATCTGTTCAATCTTCTGGAGGATCAGTAGAAAACTTAAATATGTTAAAGTCTGGAGAAGCACAGCTTGGAATTGCTATGGCAAACTTAACATTATTTGCTTATAAAGGGGAAGGGAAATTTAAAGACAATAAATTTGAAAATGTTAGATTTATAACAGCACTATGGCCGGATGTTACACAATGCATTGTAACAGAAAAATCAGGAATCAATTCAATCAGTGATTTAAAAGGAAAAAGATTTAATGTTGGCGGTGCTGGTTCAGGAACAGAGTACAGCTGTAAGCTTATTTTAGAACATGTAGGGGGACTTACATTTGATGATGTAAATACAGAGCATTTAGGATATTTTGAAGCGTCAAGCGCAATGCAGAATGGTCAATTAGATGGTATGAATGCAGAAGGTGGATTACCAACTTCAGCAGTTTCAGAAATATTTGCAAGTAAAACACCTGTAAAAATGTTAGAGTTTAGCGATGAAGATTATAAAAAGCTTCATGATGTAGCACCATATTATGGGCAGTTTACAGTACCTGCAGGATTATATTCTAAATTAGATAAAGATATAAAAACAGTAGGGATTAAATCTGCTTTAATTGCTAGTGCAGATTTAGATGAAGATTTGGTGTATGAATTAGTAAAATCAATCTATGAAAATTATGATGAAATCTCTAGTTCTCACAAAGCATTAGAGTTTGTAAAATTAGAAGAGGCTATAAAAGGATTGCCTCCAGTTCCGCTTCATCCTGGAGCTGTAAGATATTATAAAGAAAAGGGAATAGAAATTCCAGAAGAATTATTACCATAA